The Pricia mediterranea genome includes a window with the following:
- a CDS encoding ArnT family glycosyltransferase translates to MKSKSFRIFWLFLATALLINLLQSYFTPLIFDEAYYWYYAQNLAWGYFDHPPMVALMVALGSYFFDGELGVRLVSCLLSAGTLAVLWATVDDPRKKRYVTAFFILVFSMALLNAYGFFTLPDTPLLFFTALFLYVYKRFLTDTSAGWAIIMGLVMAGLMYSKYHAALVIIFVLLSNLKLLANKYAWLALLVALLTYVPHFIWLYQHDFVTIQYHLFDRPNAPYSFEKYTLGFFVNLMAIFGLTFPWIYLSLFRTKSTDTFTRALLYLVYGVLIFFFVSSFNRRVQTQWIIVTAIPLAIITFRRMMHDEKINRSIITAGLINIAIILYLRIGLVYEELSPVYYETHGNKALAKEMKSKIGDTPLVFINSYRNAPMFAFYTGNDTYSMNNAYYRRNQYSIDDSELRLQHRKVLYFSRRPEKADITFTKSNGGTFYGEFIENFESFRKLETIVDGPIRMDTLKELTLKIHNPYDRPVELDKLRFNVAYLTDFKKVKNAILIHPRPIDGQLLALPPNDTTYFKFKLPAPKMKNPSYFRVGISDNGLPFGLNGKNTEILY, encoded by the coding sequence ATGAAATCGAAATCGTTCCGAATTTTTTGGCTTTTTTTGGCGACGGCGCTCTTAATCAATCTGCTCCAATCTTATTTTACGCCCCTCATTTTTGACGAGGCGTATTACTGGTACTACGCCCAAAATTTAGCGTGGGGCTATTTTGATCATCCACCCATGGTAGCCCTAATGGTCGCGCTGGGCAGTTATTTTTTTGATGGAGAGCTCGGCGTTCGCTTGGTGAGTTGCCTGCTTTCCGCAGGCACTCTGGCCGTACTTTGGGCGACTGTCGATGATCCCAGGAAAAAGCGTTATGTCACGGCCTTTTTTATATTGGTTTTCTCTATGGCGCTTTTGAACGCCTACGGGTTCTTTACCCTGCCCGATACGCCCTTGCTTTTCTTTACGGCCCTGTTCCTTTACGTGTACAAGCGATTTCTTACAGATACGTCCGCGGGGTGGGCCATCATCATGGGTCTGGTCATGGCCGGCCTGATGTATAGTAAATACCATGCGGCCTTGGTCATTATTTTCGTGCTCCTGTCCAACCTGAAGCTACTGGCCAACAAGTATGCGTGGCTGGCCCTCCTTGTTGCCCTCTTAACTTATGTTCCCCACTTTATCTGGCTTTATCAGCACGATTTTGTTACGATACAATACCATCTCTTCGACCGGCCGAACGCCCCCTATAGCTTCGAGAAATACACCTTGGGATTTTTTGTGAACCTAATGGCGATATTCGGACTCACATTCCCGTGGATCTATCTCTCCCTGTTCCGGACAAAATCAACGGACACCTTTACAAGGGCCTTGCTATATCTGGTTTACGGCGTGCTCATCTTCTTTTTTGTCTCCAGCTTTAACCGCCGCGTACAGACACAGTGGATTATTGTTACTGCCATTCCCTTGGCTATAATTACCTTTCGCCGTATGATGCACGACGAAAAAATAAATCGTAGCATCATAACGGCCGGTCTGATAAACATTGCCATCATACTGTATCTGAGAATCGGATTGGTCTATGAAGAACTGTCCCCGGTATATTACGAGACCCACGGCAATAAAGCATTGGCGAAAGAAATGAAATCTAAAATAGGCGATACGCCCCTAGTTTTTATCAATTCGTACCGCAATGCCCCGATGTTCGCCTTCTATACGGGCAACGACACCTATTCCATGAACAATGCCTACTATCGCCGCAACCAGTATTCCATAGATGATTCCGAATTAAGGCTCCAGCATCGCAAAGTGCTTTATTTTTCTAGAAGACCCGAGAAGGCCGATATCACCTTTACAAAGAGTAACGGAGGTACGTTTTACGGGGAATTCATCGAAAATTTCGAATCATTTCGAAAACTGGAAACCATAGTGGACGGCCCCATTCGGATGGACACGCTCAAGGAACTGACCCTTAAAATTCACAATCCCTATGACCGCCCGGTAGAACTCGATAAGTTGCGGTTCAACGTGGCCTATCTGACGGATTTCAAAAAAGTCAAAAATGCGATTCTCATACATCCCAGACCGATCGATGGACAATTGCTGGCATTACCCCCTAACGATACCACCTATTTCAAATTCAAGTTGCCGGCACCAAAAATGAAGAATCCATCCTATTTCAGGGTCGGGATTTCCGATAATGGGTTGCCTTTCGGACTCAACGGCAAGAACACTGAAATTTTATATTAA
- a CDS encoding polyprenol monophosphomannose synthase: MSDSLVIIPTYNEIENIEAIVLAVFRLNKDFHVLVVDDNSPDGTSEKVREMQIEFPECLFLETRTEKSGLGTAYIHGFKWAIAKKYDYIFEMDADFSHNPEDLQRLLRACVNGADVAVGSRYKKGVNVVNWPLYRVLLSYGASFYVKIITGMRVQDPTAGFVCYRRHVLENIDLDSVRFVGYAFQIEMKFRAYLKNYKIKEVSIIFRDRVKGKSKMTGSIVREAVFGVFMMKIRSLFRRDGF; this comes from the coding sequence ATGTCCGACAGCCTGGTCATTATCCCTACGTACAACGAAATTGAAAATATCGAGGCCATTGTGTTGGCGGTCTTTCGGCTCAACAAGGACTTTCATGTGTTGGTGGTCGACGATAATTCCCCCGACGGCACCTCCGAAAAGGTCCGGGAGATGCAAATCGAGTTCCCCGAGTGTCTATTTTTGGAGACACGCACAGAGAAATCCGGCCTGGGTACGGCCTATATCCATGGGTTCAAATGGGCCATCGCCAAGAAATATGACTATATCTTCGAGATGGACGCCGATTTTTCCCACAATCCCGAAGATTTGCAACGCTTGCTTCGGGCCTGTGTTAACGGGGCCGATGTCGCTGTCGGGTCACGGTACAAAAAAGGGGTCAATGTAGTGAACTGGCCTTTGTATCGGGTGCTTTTATCCTATGGAGCCTCTTTTTATGTCAAGATTATCACGGGCATGAGGGTACAAGACCCGACGGCCGGCTTCGTTTGTTACCGACGCCATGTGCTCGAGAATATCGACTTGGATTCGGTTCGCTTTGTGGGATATGCCTTCCAGATCGAAATGAAATTTAGGGCTTACCTTAAAAATTACAAGATAAAAGAGGTCTCCATCATCTTTCGGGACAGGGTAAAAGGGAAATCCAAAATGACCGGCTCCATAGTTCGTGAAGCTGTCTTTGGGGTATTTATGATGAAAATTAGAAGTCTGTTCCGTAGGGACGGATTTTAA